The genome window GCAGTTGCACTTGCTCTTCTCCAGTTTTTCGTCGGTTCGGTCCTGAGTTTCTAATTTGTCGTCGGAGAGTTTACGATTTTTTCGGAGTTTCTGTTCCAAGTTCCTTTTCAGAAGCTTAATCAGATAATCTTTGCTCCTGTAATTTCTGATTTTCTGGACGAATGGGTGGAATAAAGGATTGTCTGAGTTAAAATCCATAATTTTGTTCTGGGACATTTCAAGTGATAAGATTAGGAAGACAAAACTGCCGATCAGAATTGTCTGAAATCATTACAAATATGTACTAATCAAGAAAAATTACATCAGAGATCTCTTTACCTGAAATATAGAcatacaaattaataaaacccaTCAAATATGACAAacttatattatttaaaaatgacacaTTGACAGCATGAAACAAAACATTATCATACCTTATTTTAACAAACTACAAGGACATTCATAATTAAtgttacaaatttgaataCTTGGGTCAAAATAAGACCCACTCGGACAAACGTACTTAGTTTGTACAAACGAACCGTTTCTTAACAAATTACATAGGTAGTAGCTGCTACATGATACATCCAATTGATTCAGAAATCTTCCTTTCTCGCTACAAGTGAAACCATTAATTTTTGGAGGGACACAGGGATCAAGTGTTGTGCTTCTTGTCGCTGTAATGTCTGTTGTTGTTCTTAAACAAGGACATTGGTAAAGAATGCTGCAAAGCTGTAAGTCCGGATCGAAGAATGAACCTTCTGGACAAGAGTATTCCGTTTGAATAAAAGATCCATTCCGTAACAGTGAACACAGAAAATACGTCATGCAGGTTGGATCCTTCGGATTGAAGAAACGACCTTTCTCTGAGCAAAGGAATTCTTCAGTAGAGTTATTAGTAGCGAGACAATCTGATGTTGTGGTAGAAGTGGGAATGGTTGTTGACGAAGAAATATCAGTGATTTCAGACGATGTTGTTGTAGTTGATAATGTTGTTGATTGATTAGTAGTACAAGGGCACTGATATAAAATACTGCAAAGTTGAAGTTCTGGATCGAAGAAAGATCCCACGGGACACGAATATTCGGTTTGAATAAAAGACCCATTTCTTAGTAACGAACACAAGAAATATGTTGCACAAGTTACATCTCTCGGATTAACAAAGCGACCCTTTTCAGAACAAGCAAAGTCTTCAAGGTTGTCTTGAGTGGCGAGACAAATCGATGTTGTCGTTGTAGAAGAACTAGTTGTTGATAAAGGCATTTGACTAGTTGACGTTTTCGTAGTTTTAGTCAAAGATGTTGTTAACGAAGTACTTTCTGTTGACTGAGTACTTTGACAAGGACACTTGTAGAGAATATTGCAAAGATGAAGTTCTGGATCAAAAAAAGACCCTGCAGGACAGGAATATTCGGTTTGAATAAATGATCCATTCCGTAACAAAGAACACAGAAAATACGTCGTACAGGTTTCATCCCTCGGATTGAAGAAACGACCTTTTTCTGAGCAAATGAACTTCTCTGTATAGTTTTGTGTAGCAAGACAATCTGATGTGGTAGAAGTGAGAATGGTTGTTGATAAATAAACGTCAGTGGTTGATCCTTTTGTTGTAGTTGACAATGATGTTGTTGACTGATTAGTAGTACAAGGGCACTGATATAAAATACTGCAAAGTTGAAGTTCCGGATCGAAGAAAGATCCCAAAGGACATGGATATTCGGTTTGAATAAAAGAGCCATTTCGTAGTaacgaacataaaaaatatgtcgTACAAGTTGCATCTTGCGAATTAACGAAACGACCCTTTTCAGAACAAGCAAAGTCTTCAAGGTTCTCTTGAGTAGCGAGACAAATTGATATCGTAGTTGTGGAagaaattgttgttgttgatgaAGGCATTTGAGTAGTTGATGTTTCCGTAGTTTTAGTCAAAAATGTTGTTGAACTAGAAGGTTCGACAGTTGTCTCTGTTGATAATAAAGTACTTTCTGTTGATTGAGTACTTTGACAAGGGCACTGGTAGAGAATATTACAAAGATGCAGTTCTGGATCGAAAAAGGATCCTGCAGGACAGGGATATTCAGTTTGAATAAACGATCCATTCCGTAACAGGGAACATAGAAAATAAGTCGTACAAGTTGGATCTCTCGGATTGAAAAAGCGACCTTTCTCTGAGCAAATGAACTCTGCTGTGTAGTTTTGACTAGCAAGACAATCTGATGTTGTGGTTGAAGTGAGAATGGTTGTTGATGAAGAAATTTCAGCGGTAGACGATTTTGTTGTAGAAGATAATGGTGTTGTTGACTGATTACCAGTACAAGGGCACTGATATAAAATACTGCAAAGTTGAAGTTCCGCATCGAAGAAAGATCCCAAAGGACATGGATATTCGGTTTGAATAAAAGAGCCATTTCGTAGTaacgaacataaaaaatatgtctTACAAGTTGCATCTTTCGGATTAACGAAACGACCCTTTTCAGAACAAGCAAAGTCTTCAAGGTTCTCTTGAGTAGCGTGACAAATTGATGACGTAGTTGTGGAAGAAATTGTTGTTGATGAAGGCATTTCAGTAGTTGATGTTTCCGTAGTTTTAGTCAAAGATGTTGTTGAACTAGAAGGTTCGACAGTTGTCTCTGTTGGTAATAAAGTACTTTCTGTTGATTGACTACTTTGACAAGGGCACTGATagaaaatattgcaaagatGGAGTTCTGGATCGAAAAAAGACCCTGCAGGACAGGGATATTCGGTTTTAATAAACGATCCATTCCATAACAAGGAACATAGAAAATAAGTCGTACAAGTTGGATCTCTCGGATTGAAGAAGCGACCTTTTTCTGAACAAATGAACTCTTCTGTATAGTTTTGACTAGCAAGACAATCTGATGTTGTGGTAGAAGTGAGAATTGTTGTTGATGAAGACATTTTAGTGCTAGATGATTTTGTTGTAGAAGACAATGGTGTTGTTGACTGATTACTAGTACAAGGGCACTGatataaaatattgcaaagTTGAAGTTCTGGATCGAAGGAAGATCCCACAGGACACGGATATTCGGTTTGTATAAAAGATCCATTTCGTAGTAAAGagcacaaaaaatatgttgtacAAGTTACATCTCTCGGATTAACGAAGCGACCCTTTTCAGAACAAACAAAGTCTTCAACATTGTCTTGAATAGCGAGACAAACTGATGTCGTAGTCGTAGAAGAAATTGTTGTTGATGATGACGGAATTTGGCTAGTTGTTGTTTCCGTAGTTTTAGTCAAAGATGTTGTTGAACTAGAAGGTCCGACAGTTGTTTCGGGTGTTAATAAAGTACTTTCTGTTGATTGAATACTTTGACAAGGACACTGGTAGAGAATATTGCAAAGATGGAGTTCTGGATCGAAAAAGGATCCTGCAGGACAGGGATATTCAGTTTGAATAAACGATCCATTCCATAACAGGGAACATAGAAAATAAGTCGTACAAGTTGGATCTCTCGGATTGAAAAAGCGACCTTTCTCTGAGCAAATGAACTCTACTGTATAGTTTTGACTAGCAAGACAATCTGATGTTGTGGTAGAAGTGAGAATGGTTGTTGACGAAGAAATATCAGTGGTTTTAGAGGATTTTGTTGTAGTAGACAGTGTTGTTGATTGATTAGTAGTACAAGGACACTGATATAAAATACTGCAAAGTTGAAGTTCTGGATCGAAGAAAGATCCCACAGGACACGAATATTCGGTTTGAATAAAAGACCCATTTCGTAGTAACGagcacaaaaaatatgttgtacAAGTTACATCTCTCGGATTAACAAAGCGACCCTTTTCAGAACAAGCAAAGTCTTCAAGGTTGTCTTGAGTGGCGAGACAAATCGATGTTGTCGTTGTAGAACGACTAGTTGTTGATAAAGGCATTTGACTGGTCGACGTTTTTGTAGTTTTAGTCAAAGATGTTGAAATAGAAGATCTCACACTTGAATCTGGTGTTAACGAAGTACTTTCTGTTGACTGAGTACTTTGACAAGGACACTGGTAGAAAATATTGCAAAGGTGCAGTTCCGGATCGAAAAAAGACCCTGCAGGACAAGGATATTCTGTATGAATAAACGATCCATTCCGTAACAAAGAACACAGAAAGTACGTCGTACATGTTACATCCCTCGGATTGAAGAAACGACCTTTTTCTGAGCAAATGAACTCCTCTGTATAGTTTTGAGTAGCAAGACAATCTGATGTTGTTGTAGAAGTGAGAATGGTTGTTGATAAAGAAACGTCAGTGGTTGATCCTTTTGTTGTAGTTGACAATGATGTTGTTGACTGATTAGTAGTACAAGGGCACTGATATAAAATACTGCAAAGTTGAAGTTCTGGATCGAAGAAAGACCGTGCAGGACAAGGATATTCTGTTTGAATAAACGATCCATTCCGTAACAAAGAACACAGAAAGTACGACGTACATGTTACATCCCTCGGATTGAAGAAACGACCTTTTTCTGAACAAATGAACTCTTCTTTATAGTTTTGATTAGCAAAACAATCTGATGTTGTGGTAGAAGTGAGAATTGTTGTTGATGAAGAAATTTTAGTGCTAGATGATTTTGTTGTAGAAGACAATGGTGTTGTTTGATTAATAGTACAAGGGCACTGatataaaatattgcaaagTTGAAGTTTTGGATCGAAGAAAGATCCCAGAGGACACGGATATTCGGTTTGTATAAAAGATCCATTTCGTAGTAACGagcacaaaaaatatgttgtacAAGTTACATCTCTCGGATTAACGAAGCGACCTTTTTCAGAACAAACAAAGTCTTCAACATTGTCTTGAGTAGCGAGACAAACTGATGTCGTAGTCGTAGAAGAAATGGTTGATGATGACGGAATTTGGCTAGTTGTTGTTTCCGTAGTTTTAGTCAAAGATGTTGTTGAACTAGAAGGTCCGACTGTTGTTTCGGGTGTTAATGAAGTACTTTGTGTTGATTGAGTACTTTGACAAGGACACTGGTAGAGAATATTGCAAAGATGGAGTTCTGGATCGAAAAAAGACCCTGCAGGACAAGGATATTCTGTTTGAATAAACGATCCGTTCCGTAACAGAGAACATAGAAAATAAGTTGTACACGTTGCATCTCTCGGATTAACAAAACGACCCTTTTCAGAACAAGCAAAGTCTTCAATGTTGTCTTGAGTAGCAAAACAAATTGATGTCGTAGTCGTAGATGAAGGCATTTGAGTAGTTGATGTTTCCGTAGTTTCAGTCAAGGATGTTGTTGAACCAGAAGGTTCAACAGTTGTCTTTGTTGTTAATAAAGTACTTTCTGTTGATTGAACACAAGGGCACTGGTAGAGAATATTGCAAAGATGGAGTTCTGGATCGAAAAAAGACCCTGTAGGACAGGGATATTCGGTCTGAATAAACGATCCATTCCGTAACAGTGAACACAGAAAGTACGTTGTACAGGTTGGATCTCTCGGATTGAAGAAGCGACCTTTCTCTGAGCAAATGAACTCTTCTGTATAGTTTTGAATAGCAAGACAATCTGATGTTGTAGTCGTAGAGTAAATAGTTGATAAAGAAGACTTACTAGTTGATGATCCAGTCAACGATGTCGTTGAATGAGAAGGTTCAGCAGTTAAAGTGCTCTCTGTTGTTTGACTACTAATGCAAGgacaattatataaaatactGCAAAGTTGAAGTTCTGGATCGAAGAAAGATCCTGCAGGACACGAGTAAGCTGTCTGAATAAAAGATCCATTCCGTAGTAACGagcacaaaaaatatgttgtacAAGTTACATCCTTTGGATTGACGAAGCGTCCCTTTTCAGAACAAATGAAGATTTCTGTGTTATTTTGCGTCGCAATACAAATTGATGTTGTAGTCTTGGTAGAAGTTGCTGTTGGTGTTGATAACGAAGTCTCGGTAGTCTCTGTTCGTGAAGTTGTTGAGATGGATGAATCCGGAGTTGTCAAGGATGTACTTGTTGAGTTAGTCGTAGGACAAGGGCACTGATACAAAATACTGCAAAGCTGTAATTCTGGGTCGAAGTAAGATCCTGCAGGACATGGATATTCAGTTTGAATAAAAGTTCCGTTTCGTAGTAATgaacaaagaaaatatgttGTACATGTTATGTCCTTTggattaaaaaatcttcccttttccgaacaaataaaattttctgtgTGGTTTTGATTTGCAAAACAAATCGTAGAAGTGGATGTAGTTAGAGAAGTAGTTGTTATCCTTTCTGTTGAAGAATGTGAAGATATTGTTGACTGCCAGTCAGTTGTGGTAGTACCAGAGCAAGGACACTCATACAGTACACTACACAGGTGTAACTCTGGGTCAAATCGAGACCCTAAAGGACAAGAATATTCAGTTCGTATAAAAGATCCATTACGTAAAAGAgaacacaaaaaatatgtagtgCAAGTAAGATCTCTGAGATTGAAGAATCGACCTTTTTGAGAACAAACAAACTCTTCCGTTCCGTTTTGTGCAGCGAAACAATTTGAAGTGGTTGATGTGATAGAAGTAATTGCAGTCGTTgagttatttttgtttgaagaTTGTGTTGTGGAAAATTGAGCGGTCGAAGAGTAAGTTGTTGTGGTAAGACTACAAGGACAGCGGTACGAGACACTGCAAAGGTGAAGATCTGGATCAAAAAATGAACCCAAGGGACAGGAGTACTCTGTCTGAATGAAAGAACCATTTCGAAGAAGTGAACATAGGAGGTATGTGTAGCATGTTGCATCTTTGGGATTGAAAAATCTTCCCTTTTCAGTACATATAAACTCCCTACTAGTATTCCAAAAGGCATAACAGAGTGAGGTGGTTGTTGAAAGAGATAGTGTTGATGAGGCAGTTGACGTTGTTAGTGCTTTAGTGGTAGTCTCAACTGTTGAAGACAAGGACGTACAAGGACAATTGTAGAGTACACTGCAGATGTGAAGTTTTGGATCGAAGAATGACCCCAAAGGACAAGAATACCCGGTTTGAATAAAAGAGTTATTGTGCAGAAGCGAGCATAAAAAATATGTGGTGCAAGTTTTATCTTTAAGATTAACAAACCGGCCTTTTTCAGAACACACAAATTCTGGTATATTTTCTTGTGTTGTGTTGCAGTTAATAGTTGTTGTAGTTGGTGCAGTTGATGAAGATCTGGTAGTCGTAACTCTGGTTGTTGTTGAACATGGACACTGGTACAAAGTGCTGCAGAGATGTAGTTCTGGATCAAAGAGTGATCCCAAAGGACAGGAGTATTCAGTTTGGACATAAGAACCCTTTGTCAAAAGAgaacacaaaaaatatcttgcGCATGTTACATCCTTGTTATTAACAAAACGACCttctttaaaacatttaaacttgTCTTCTGCGACGGTACACGTTGGGTATTTAGTAGTAGTTGTTACAGGAGAGTGAGTCACTTCATTGGTACAAGAACACTGATAATTACTACTACAAATGCGATTTGCGTGATCAAAATGGGTTCCATTTGGACAAACATATTCAGTTTTTAGGAAACTTCCACTTGGAGTTACAGAGCAAAGATAATATTTAGTACAAGTCGCATCATctggttttttaaatcttcCAATGTCTgtgcattcaaaattatctttttgagtAATGCAATCAGCAGACAAAGTTGTGGCGGAGTTTTTATCTGTGGGGCATTTGTAGAGTGAAGAACATTCTTCAAGTTTTGGATCAAACGTTCTTCCATCGCTACAAGAATATTCAGTTTTGATGAAACGACCATCAGGTAGTGCAGTACATAGATAATAACGCAAACATGTCGAATCTTGAGGGTCAGAGTATCTTCCAACATCAGTGCATTCGAATGTTGAACATGTGTAATCTTCTCTGCACGTTCCCAACGAAGGATCGAAGTAACTATTCTCGCAAGAATAAATTGTCTGAATGTAAGAGCCATTAGGCATTTGCgtacacaaaaaataattggtgCAGAGAGGATCGTTAAGATCATTAAATCGTCCAACATCCGAACATTCAAAATCGTCAAGTGATGAGTTGCAAAAACATGAAGAGTCTTCTTTGCAGTCACCTTCCGCAGGATCGAATTTTTGCCCATCTGGGCAAGAATACGGAGTCTGGATAAACGTTCCATCAGGCATCAAAGTGCAAAGAAAGTAGCTTTTACAACAAGGATCATTGGGATCATCGTATTTTCCAATATCGTTGCAAATAaatgtagatttttttgtaaaagagTTTACGGTACTAGAACATACATAACTACTGGTACACGTACCATCTCCTGGACTATAGAATGAACCGTTGAGGCATTGATGGTACAGTTGTGACAAGCTGCCGTTCGAATTTTTTGAGCAGGTGTAGTATTTTGTACAAGTTGGGTCAAGTGCGTCTTGAAATTTGCCCTCGAGTTGACAAATTTGGGCAGATGCCGATTGGTTTGTTTGTTGCAAAAGCTACAAATAAGGCAACTAAGTTTAAAtagtattttcaaaaattagacTTACGATAAGAaaccaaatgaaaaaaatcgaaatgaaCATTATGTCACTTTAAATGACGGCACTAATAAATTAGCAGAACGAAAAAACTTGCAAAATGTATTTCTTATTTGCATAATGATATAAATTGTTATTGTACGATCATGGATATAAAAGGATTATCAAGTTATTGCCCAAAGtgctataattttattttcgacaGATTATAAGAAGAACAAATCCTTTAGACAACAATTAAGCTTAATTGTACAATTGTCGGCgaacaatttcaatttcaaaaaataccTTTACTACTTAGGAGAACTTTGGAGGTGTATTCGCAGTTGCCcgaaaacgatttttttaaagtggtATCTACAACAATTTACATGCAGGTCAGTAGTGTACGACTTTCTTTTAATTATTCGTAGTTAATTGTTTGAAAACTCAATTATCTACAATTATGGTGTccgtaaataaaatttacaattagaGAGGAAAACTCATTGCGCAAATTAAACTTTATCTAAATATTTAAGTGGAATTCCGGCTCgttaaatttgattaaaagCAGGTTATACGAAGGCaccgtaaaaataaaattaatcgaAAACATGAAACGCCACCATCAAAAATAATATCTGAAACGAGGAAATCAACAACGAACTCTTTACGACTCGCCGATAACTTCTTTATTGGAAAAAGGGCAATTATTGACACCATAAAATGTGAGATTATGTCCAGGAAGACTAATTCTGAATGAGTTTTGTCGGgggttttcattttttccagGATGTTCCAATGCTATTTGCTTTAGTATTTAATTGTGGGTAAGTTATACTGAGTGctccaaaattcgcggaacaactcagtAGGGGTAACGTCAATTTATATTAGAAAatgatgagaaaaataataaataaattctattatcttttctatttttctattatcttttagatttgaaaatatggggactcaaaaggtgcagctttgatctcgtttatttaaatatgaaaaatgacTATGACTATTTGTTTTTCACTAGCCAATGCTATAACAATACTGAAGGATTGTGATCAGATTTGCAATTATTtgcttcattatttccagcatcttatgtcggttttacctcaaataacgtatggcaacatggctttgatttttctttcttatctccatggatacaacaaaaaaaaaatatttgcagactattggaaTACATAGAGGCCCGGTTgcataaagcttagttaacatcgtgttagctaacaacgcgtcaagtcgtaaatccgcccatttgattggctgattcaaatccaatgttaaatatcccccaatcagatcgcttgacagcatgttaactttaacaacgaattgacatcgcttt of Tenebrio molitor chromosome 6, icTenMoli1.1, whole genome shotgun sequence contains these proteins:
- the LOC138132440 gene encoding mucin-22-like, translated to MFISIFFIWFLILLQQTNQSASAQICQLEGKFQDALDPTCTKYYTCSKNSNGSLSQLYHQCLNGSFYSPGDGTCTSSYVCSSTVNSFTKKSTFICNDIGKYDDPNDPCCKSYFLCTLMPDGTFIQTPYSCPDGQKFDPAEGDCKEDSSCFCNSSLDDFECSDVGRFNDLNDPLCTNYFLCTQMPNGSYIQTIYSCENSYFDPSLGTCREDYTCSTFECTDVGRYSDPQDSTCLRYYLCTALPDGRFIKTEYSCSDGRTFDPKLEECSSLYKCPTDKNSATTLSADCITQKDNFECTDIGRFKKPDDATCTKYYLCSVTPSGSFLKTEYVCPNGTHFDHANRICSSNYQCSCTNEVTHSPVTTTTKYPTCTVAEDKFKCFKEGRFVNNKDVTCARYFLCSLLTKGSYVQTEYSCPLGSLFDPELHLCSTLYQCPCSTTTRVTTTRSSSTAPTTTTINCNTTQENIPEFVCSEKGRFVNLKDKTCTTYFLCSLLHNNSFIQTGYSCPLGSFFDPKLHICSVLYNCPCTSLSSTVETTTKALTTSTASSTLSLSTTTSLCYAFWNTSREFICTEKGRFFNPKDATCYTYLLCSLLRNGSFIQTEYSCPLGSFFDPDLHLCSVSYRCPCSLTTTTYSSTAQFSTTQSSNKNNSTTAITSITSTTSNCFAAQNGTEEFVCSQKGRFFNLRDLTCTTYFLCSLLRNGSFIRTEYSCPLGSRFDPELHLCSVLYECPCSGTTTTDWQSTISSHSSTERITTTSLTTSTSTICFANQNHTENFICSEKGRFFNPKDITCTTYFLCSLLRNGTFIQTEYPCPAGSYFDPELQLCSILYQCPCPTTNSTSTSLTTPDSSISTTSRTETTETSLSTPTATSTKTTTSICIATQNNTEIFICSEKGRFVNPKDVTCTTYFLCSLLRNGSFIQTAYSCPAGSFFDPELQLCSILYNCPCISSQTTESTLTAEPSHSTTSLTGSSTSKSSLSTIYSTTTTSDCLAIQNYTEEFICSEKGRFFNPRDPTCTTYFLCSLLRNGSFIQTEYPCPTGSFFDPELHLCNILYQCPCVQSTESTLLTTKTTVEPSGSTTSLTETTETSTTQMPSSTTTTSICFATQDNIEDFACSEKGRFVNPRDATCTTYFLCSLLRNGSFIQTEYPCPAGSFFDPELHLCNILYQCPCQSTQSTQSTSLTPETTVGPSSSTTSLTKTTETTTSQIPSSSTISSTTTTSVCLATQDNVEDFVCSEKGRFVNPRDVTCTTYFLCSLLRNGSFIQTEYPCPLGSFFDPKLQLCNILYQCPCTINQTTPLSSTTKSSSTKISSSTTILTSTTTSDCFANQNYKEEFICSEKGRFFNPRDVTCTSYFLCSLLRNGSFIQTEYPCPARSFFDPELQLCSILYQCPCTTNQSTTSLSTTTKGSTTDVSLSTTILTSTTTSDCLATQNYTEEFICSEKGRFFNPRDVTCTTYFLCSLLRNGSFIHTEYPCPAGSFFDPELHLCNIFYQCPCQSTQSTESTSLTPDSSVRSSISTSLTKTTKTSTSQMPLSTTSRSTTTTSICLATQDNLEDFACSEKGRFVNPRDVTCTTYFLCSLLRNGSFIQTEYSCPVGSFFDPELQLCSILYQCPCTTNQSTTLSTTTKSSKTTDISSSTTILTSTTTSDCLASQNYTVEFICSEKGRFFNPRDPTCTTYFLCSLLWNGSFIQTEYPCPAGSFFDPELHLCNILYQCPCQSIQSTESTLLTPETTVGPSSSTTSLTKTTETTTSQIPSSSTTISSTTTTSVCLAIQDNVEDFVCSEKGRFVNPRDVTCTTYFLCSLLRNGSFIQTEYPCPVGSSFDPELQLCNILYQCPCTSNQSTTPLSSTTKSSSTKMSSSTTILTSTTTSDCLASQNYTEEFICSEKGRFFNPRDPTCTTYFLCSLLWNGSFIKTEYPCPAGSFFDPELHLCNIFYQCPCQSSQSTESTLLPTETTVEPSSSTTSLTKTTETSTTEMPSSTTISSTTTSSICHATQENLEDFACSEKGRFVNPKDATCKTYFLCSLLRNGSFIQTEYPCPLGSFFDAELQLCSILYQCPCTGNQSTTPLSSTTKSSTAEISSSTTILTSTTTSDCLASQNYTAEFICSEKGRFFNPRDPTCTTYFLCSLLRNGSFIQTEYPCPAGSFFDPELHLCNILYQCPCQSTQSTESTLLSTETTVEPSSSTTFLTKTTETSTTQMPSSTTTISSTTTISICLATQENLEDFACSEKGRFVNSQDATCTTYFLCSLLRNGSFIQTEYPCPLGSFFDPELQLCSILYQCPCTTNQSTTSLSTTTKGSTTDVYLSTTILTSTTSDCLATQNYTEKFICSEKGRFFNPRDETCTTYFLCSLLRNGSFIQTEYSCPAGSFFDPELHLCNILYKCPCQSTQSTESTSLTTSLTKTTKTSTSQMPLSTTSSSTTTTSICLATQDNLEDFACSEKGRFVNPRDVTCATYFLCSLLRNGSFIQTEYSCPVGSFFDPELQLCSILYQCPCTTNQSTTLSTTTTSSEITDISSSTTIPTSTTTSDCLATNNSTEEFLCSEKGRFFNPKDPTCMTYFLCSLLRNGSFIQTEYSCPEGSFFDPDLQLCSILYQCPCLRTTTDITATRSTTLDPCVPPKINGFTCSEKGRFLNQLDVSCSSYYLCNLLRNGSFVQTKYVCPSGSYFDPSIQICNINYECPCSLLK